The proteins below come from a single Romeriopsis navalis LEGE 11480 genomic window:
- a CDS encoding LOG family protein translates to LKESDAIALFPGGFGTQDEAFECITLGQTGKTVPVPMVLIDKPGGSYWHDWSAYIEKQLLNNGLISPGDRSLYTVTDRLDVAVNQISSFYQVYHSNRYVGEQLVIRLRCQLSEAAIAELNERFSDILVKGQIRSSLALPEEAGDETFELPRLVLHFNQRDLGRLFEMIRAINQLGCPPAELQQHPERK, encoded by the coding sequence TCCTCAAAGAGAGCGATGCGATTGCCCTATTTCCCGGCGGATTTGGGACGCAGGATGAAGCATTCGAATGTATTACGCTGGGCCAAACTGGCAAAACTGTTCCGGTACCCATGGTGCTAATTGACAAGCCCGGCGGCAGTTACTGGCATGATTGGTCCGCCTATATCGAGAAGCAATTGTTGAACAATGGCTTGATTAGTCCCGGTGATCGCAGTTTGTATACGGTGACCGATCGCCTGGATGTTGCCGTCAATCAAATTTCCAGCTTTTATCAGGTCTATCACTCCAACCGCTACGTGGGCGAACAGTTGGTGATTCGACTGCGCTGCCAGCTTAGTGAGGCCGCGATCGCCGAATTAAATGAACGGTTCAGTGACATCCTGGTCAAAGGCCAAATTCGGAGCAGTCTGGCCCTGCCCGAAGAAGCGGGCGATGAAACCTTTGAGCTACCCCGTTTAGTGCTGCATTTTAACCAGCGGGATTTGGGCCGATTATTCGAAATGATTCGAGCCATCAATCAATTAGGCTGTCCCCCAGCGGAGTTGCAGCAACATCCAGAACGTAAGTAA